From Bacteroidia bacterium:
TGAAAAATCCACAGAGGAGACCAGGCCATATCGAATGTCTGTGCCGAAGCGCTCCGCCTGTTTGCGGAACAGCTCCATCATTTGAGGCCCCTGGATCCCTTCCGGATAGCCGGGATAATTCTCTACATCAGTGGTAATCATCAACTGTCCACCGGGTTGTATGCCGGCATACATCATAGGATTCAGCTCTGCCCGTGCTGCATAAATGGCAGCCGTATATCCTGCCGGGCCGGAGCCTATGATCAGTAATTTTACCTTTTCTATTTCTTCTGTTCCGTTTGTGCGGTTCATAAATTTAACTTTTTAATACAGGTGCAAATTTAAGAATTAACAAAATGCTTTCCCTTTGGGTGGATGATTTCAAATACAGGATGATCCTTAATTTAATTTTCCTGACCTGAAGGAATCAACGAATGGATTTACCTTTTTTATGAAATAATCCAAAACCGAAAATGAACATTCCTGTGGCTAAAAATCCCAGATAGGATTTCTGCGCCTGCGCCTGATGTAGTTGCGCATATTCAGCAAAAAAGCAAATGCCAGATATACCAGGATCGGTGAACCGAGCGTGAGAAAGGTGGAATACACAAAAAACATCCTGATGTGGGAAGTCCGGATGCCCAGCTTCTCTCCCAAATAGGAGCAGACACCAAAAAACTTCACTTCCATAAAATCTCTGATTCTTTTCATTTCTTATTGCAAAAGAAGTTGTTACAATAGTTCCAAATATTGCTTAACAGGCAGCAAATTACAAAATTATCCGGTCGCCTCATTTATACTTAAATGAAGAAGTTTATTGCCGATAGCGCATTGGAGGCAGCGCACCTTATCGCAATATTCCTTTTTCAGATGCAGCAGAGCCTGCGAATCCGATGCCGTCCCATTAGGAACACCCAGTTCCTCAAACTTTCTTAAAATTCGATTGCCTTCCGGCTTCATGTGCTCCAAAAGAGACAGCGCCCGTTCCCTGTGTTCGAGCGACTTT
This genomic window contains:
- a CDS encoding PspC domain-containing protein → MKRIRDFMEVKFFGVCSYLGEKLGIRTSHIRMFFVYSTFLTLGSPILVYLAFAFLLNMRNYIRRRRRNPIWDF